A single genomic interval of Scatophagus argus isolate fScaArg1 chromosome 22, fScaArg1.pri, whole genome shotgun sequence harbors:
- the LOC124053606 gene encoding proline and serine-rich protein 2, with translation MDLRLQANPQLHYGVNGGAGRNSKPGDDDVLQFLSQEEQECLQFFEDTIDSLEESLKENDQKPRQENPIRSSSSSAEEIDGPLTSSPRASVMVSSLLARPPSPKDQDIIDLVRPEPDLMQTKEPIFNPTSPDFQSMVPTPESHFEIKPRHDPTDSLPSDYNPPLPSGSYGPTESHSSYHPPGCIPTPVLIAQKIAETQAGGTSSLGSSSLLRNSSLESEKPLSYSTVKQGPPTSAKPARFPANINVILGNKEHQNTLSNVNIQERRAQMLANLTESHPLVQEEPLQPAEQKARNVARRSISFKDPSPDKSRREALSKLGLTRNRAMSGGMSLLVTPNNISLDPPKSAETNAKPLEASVEASVPPATETNPKLQEPSVPTPHQDKINVDKTSEILQTPSLRSHEDIKPQTSPSPPAVARSSISPPPLEHKVPVAPTSEVTSLEFNSYGGKSIVVHPPVSSRSEPATSPTTLEPKILPPALANPSEFNTYGGKSKVMTPAVAARSDLPDILSSHIDKSQSLSGKSEPPPSELNSYGGKSLTINPSAVFNRSTTRSFKPPAPTPAPRPPRHSYHGGITTQKVAQRALSPDHRRRSGSMFRPQGITVQFSGRGATDESRRDALRKLGLLKDS, from the exons ATGGACCTCCGCCTGCAAGCCAACCCTCAGCTCCACTACGGGGTCAACGGGGGCGCAGGCCGAAACTCCAAGCCAGGC GATGATGATGTGCTGCAGTTTCTGAGCCAAGAGGAGCAAGAGTGCCTCCAGTTCTTTGAGGACACCATCGACTCACTGGAAGAGAGTCTGAAGGAGAACGACCAGAAGCCCAGGCAGGAGAATCCCAtacgcagcagcagcagttctgcCGAAGAGATTGATGGACCCCTGACTTCGAGTCCCAGAGCAAGTGTCATGGTGTCCTCCCTCCTGGCCAGACCTCCGAGTCCCAAAGACCAGGATATTATAGACCTGGTCCGCCCAGAACCAGATTTGATGCAGACCAAAGAGCCGATCTTCAATCCCACCAGCCCAG ACTTTCAGAGCATGGTGCCAACTCCTGAAAGCCACTTCGAGATAAAGCCAAGGCACGATCCCACAGACAGCTTGCCTTCAGACTACAACCCTCCTCTACCAAGTGGCAGCTATGGGCCAACAGAGAGCCACTCCTCCTATCACCCTCCAGGCTGCATCCCCACCCCAGTCCTGATTGCTCAGAAGATAGCCGAGACCCAGGCAGGTGGAACCTCTAGCTTAGGGTCCTCCTCGCTCCTCCGCAATTCAAGTCTGGAGTCTGAAAAGCCACTGAGCTACAGTACCGTTAAACAGGGTCCTCCTACCTCTGCTAAGCCTGCCCGCTTTCCTGCTAACATCAATGTGATCCTTGGCAACAAGGAGCACCAGAACACGTTGTCTAATGTGAACATCCAGGAGAGACGAGCACAAATGCTGGCAAATCTAACAGAGTCACACCCTCTGGTACAGGAAGAGCCTCTGCAGCCTGCGGAGCAGAAGGCTCGAAATGTTGCCCGACGCAGCATTTCCTTTAAGGACCCCTCACCAGACAAATCCAGGAGGGAGGCCCTGTCTAAACTGGGTTTGACAAGGAATCGAGCCATGTCTGGGGGTATGTCGCTCCTCGTCACCCCTAACAACATCTCTCTGGATCCTCCTAAAAGCGCGGAAACAAATGCTAAACCTCTGGAGGCAAGTGTGGAGGCAAGTGTTCCCCCAGCAACTGAAACCAACCCCAAGCTGCAAGAACCCAGTGTTCCAACACCACATCAGGACAAGATTAATGTGGACAAAACATCAGAGATTCTGCAGACGCCGTCCCTCAGGAGCCATGAAGATATAAAGCCCCAAACGAGTCCCTCACCTCCAGCAGTTGCACGGAGCAGCATCAGTCCACCTCCTTTGGAACACAAGGTACCTGTTGCCCCAACGTCTGAGGTCACCTCACTCGAATTTAACAGCTATGGAGGGAAATCTATCGTGGTCCATCCGCCTGTTTCCTCCAGGAGTGAACCTGCAACCTCTCCAACGACCCTGGAACCCAAAATCCTTCCACCTGCACTGGCTAACCCCAGTGAGTTTAACACTTATGGAGGAAAATCCAAAGTCATGACACCTGCTGTTGCAGCCAGGAGCGACCTTCCCGACATCCTCAGCTCTCACATCGACAAAAGTCAATCCCTGTCCGGCAAATCAGAGCCACCACCCTCTGAGCTTAACAGTTACGGAGGAAAGAGCCTAACCATCAACCCCTCAGCTGTGTTTAATCGCAGCACAACAAGGAGTTTCAAACCTCCAGCCCCGACCCCGGCCCCAAGACCACCTCGGCACTCCTACCATGGCGGCATTACTACTCAGAAGGTGGCGCAGCGTGCCTTGTCCCCTGACCACAGGCGAAGATCCGGCTCCATGTTCCGACCTCAAGGCATCACCGTCCAGTTTTCTGGACGAGGGGCGACAGACGAATCACGCAGGGACGCGTTGAGGAAATTGGGGCTACTGAAAGACTCTTGA